In one Thermococcus sp. 2319x1 genomic region, the following are encoded:
- the iorB gene encoding indolepyruvate ferredoxin oxidoreductase subunit beta — protein sequence MNVIYCGVGGQGIVLMSNIVGEACARKGIHVVSGELHGLSQRSGSVIVHQRIGEGLSPLIPYGEADVILALEPMEALRYIYFLKPGGVVITSTRLIHHPYETESFVKGKIDRYVTYGEIVENIRKSGAKLYEIDALKLAEEAGTSLAQNVVLVGALTALPDFPIDKETMLEAVKASVPEKAVEINVKAFELGYKAMKRLL from the coding sequence ATGAACGTCATCTACTGCGGAGTTGGAGGACAGGGCATAGTGCTCATGTCCAACATAGTTGGGGAAGCCTGCGCCAGAAAGGGAATCCACGTGGTGAGCGGGGAGCTCCATGGTCTCTCCCAGAGGAGCGGTTCCGTTATAGTCCACCAGCGCATAGGCGAAGGCCTCTCGCCCCTCATCCCCTACGGTGAGGCTGACGTGATTTTAGCCCTCGAGCCGATGGAAGCGCTCCGCTACATCTACTTCCTCAAGCCCGGAGGGGTTGTGATAACCAGCACGCGCCTCATCCACCACCCCTACGAGACTGAAAGCTTTGTCAAGGGCAAGATAGACAGGTACGTGACTTATGGAGAGATAGTGGAAAACATCAGAAAATCCGGTGCGAAGCTCTACGAGATAGATGCTCTCAAACTTGCTGAAGAAGCTGGAACTTCCCTGGCTCAGAACGTTGTTCTTGTTGGTGCTCTAACGGCCCTTCCGGACTTTCCAATAGACAAGGAGACGATGCTTGAGGCCGTCAAGGCAAGCGTGCCTGAGAAAGCCGTGGAGATCAACGTGAAGGCCTTCGAACTCGGGTACAAAGCTATGAAAAGGCTCCTTTGA